ATACAGAGTAAACCGTTCCCTTCGATCAACTATATTGCTCCACTTACGTGATGCTCGagatacattttttttcccactgtttttattttccttcactttctcAGCAAACAAACGAACAACGAAGCCaaatattttctaaacttACAATGCTAAACTAAAAGGTTTACTCTCTGTTCTTTTATCTACTTCCTTAGCAGCCAACCGAACAATagttagaaaaaataaataaataaataagcaacCGAACAATagttaggaaaaaaaaaaaaaaaaaagcttacTCCAAATAACTGAAGCAAACCTGAGCAGTTTGAAGATCGACATTGACGCCAGCATCGGACTCAGCCTCCTGCTGAAATCGAAGCTCTCCAACTCCGTCTTCCGCGCTAAACCGAGCAACCGCAGGcgtcaaagaagaagaagaagaagacgacgcAAGCTCAGAAACGGAAGCCAAAACAAACTCCTTCTGTTTCTGCGCTTCTTCTCCTTTCGAGCCCTCCATTATCGCCTCCTCCAAACTCAATCcgaaattttatttatcaattttattccaaaaaaaaggaaaaggaaaaaaagcagagactttttatttaaaaaaacagtgTTTGCGAGAGAAAATTAGGGTTTCTGAGAGCAGCTGGAGGGTGGAGAATTTAGAGAGCCGCCAAAGGAAAGAGATAAAACCCCATCGGACAATAGCCTTGGGCTTTTATAGTGTGCGCGGCTGCGAGCTTTGAGTCTTTGAGTGTGCGTTTTAAATGCTTCAGTGAGCTTTGTGAGACTTCACTCTCTCTTCGCTTGAATGAAGGGAGGGGAACACGTGCTGACGTGGTCGTGAGGTCTTGCTGTTGGTGACGTGGTGAGTTTGTGAGTGTTGGATTCGGCTGTGGGACCGGGGGAATGGGTTCCTTGCTTGTTTGGGGACTTTGAAGTGGGGTTTGGAATTATTCGGAGTTTTGTGGCAGGCCAGACTAGCTGTTTGCTTTACCTTTTGCTTGGCCCAAATTTAACAGACTCCCCTTTCGCTTTTTTACTAGTGGGGCTGGCCATGGACTGGACCCACCCCCACTAACTTATACAATACCATGTGTCAGGCCGAGAAATTGGAGCCCAAGCACTCATGTCGACCTCGTCTTCATAAGACACCTGTTTTAGTGTCAGTGCAAGTGAGAAATTGTTAGAAATACCGACCGAGTCAATAGTGCTGGACGATTATGACAAATCTTCCTTCAAATACTCTCTTGTACACATTATTCTAAATACGCTAAGCAATTAAGAGTAGTTTTTCTTCTGTAGAAAGGATTACTGGCAATGTTTTTAAAATGCTAAAAGCGTTTTTAAATATTTACGAAAATTCCAAACATTAGGTCTTGTTTGATAATCATTTTaatattcattttttgtaatagaatatagaagaaaatgagagtgaggatgggagagagaggtaacaaaagtgaaaacaaaaacttgaaagtaaaaacaatttcaaatagatttcactttttagtttttattttcacttttgtcGTTCTTCCCTCCTATCCTTCCATCTCATCTCTACAGTCTACTTTCATTATCACTTCCAttttccctctttttcctctatattctaacacaaaaaataaaaaataaaatggttatcaaacggtCCCTAAACGTTCAAATTGCGAAACAACCAAAACTtgatttgataaatttttatgGGTGGAAAGCCTTATAATTTGCAAGCATTTAGTTGCATTCCACAAATggtgttgatttttttattttgtgatgaACAATAgtgttgattttgatttgaacCTTGTGGTAGGTGTTGTCACTTCAGTCAAAAACTCAAAGAAGACAAATACAATCTGCCCCAAAAGgatttaagaaaacaaaacaaaaaatcttcTTCACCACTCCAAAGTGTAAGGAGCTCCTCCTATACATATATGGCATATGCATTTCTTCCAAAAAGCCAAGAATTGTATCTGAAGTTTAAAGTCATTTCTAACACAACAAATCAGAAAAGCAAGAAGATACAAATTGACATGTATTATTacctttaataaaataaataaaaaagagagagagaaaaaaaagtgggataaaaaaaaggatcaagaagatgatgatgatggctTGAAAGCTTTGAAAGCAGGGTGAAGCAAGCCAAGCTCATCCTTCACTTCAAGTGGGTTGCTACTCTCATTCCTAACCCTCTTCACTCTCCTACTACCCAGAGACTTATGGGTGAACCCATACATCTGCAACACCTGATTATCCCCAAAATTGTAAGCCCGGTCCATCTGCTTCAGGCACCGCTCCACCGGATAATCCCCGAACTTCCCGCACGGCTTGCAACCCACGAAATGGGTCACGAGCGGCCACCGGTGGTCGCCGAAACCCGGATGGTAGCTCTCGATCATCTCCTCGTATCGATCCACCAAAATGCCCCAATACCCGTGCAAATAATACGCGCTCTCTAAGTACACCTTCTCCCCCCAAGTCTCTCTCCCTTTCGCCAAGATGTAAACCATGGCGGACTGGTCGTCGGCTTCGAAAACGGGTCGGCCTTTGAGCTCCCGGGTCAAAACCTTACCCGCCTCGTCTCGGATCTTCCCCTTCGGACCCATCGGAGCCCAGACGTCCAGAATGTCAAGAGACCACTGGCAATTTCTCAGTAAGAAGCTTCCGGTGTTCAACCCGATCCAGTTCTTCTGATCGTACACCATCTCGTTCCAGCCGTGCATAACGAAGTTGTGGTCCTTGTAGCGTTCCCAGGGGACCTCAAACGCCATGTCGGTGAACATGGCGTCGCTGTCCATCCACCATAGAAACTCCATTTCCGGATGGGAAAGCAGGAGCTTTCGGATCAATGGAAGCTTGGCCCAAAACCCTGCCATTTCTGCGTCCAGAAGCGCGAAGTTGTAGAAGATCTCAATCCCGTGGATCCTACAATAGTCGATTTTGTTCTTAATCGATTTCAAGAGATAGTGATCGCCGACCGGGTTTTCACACGGTTTGGGCGACGACCCGGTTACCAGCAACACCCTGGGCTTATTGGGTCCGAGAAAGTTGGGGAAACTCGGGTTCTTTTTCAACCAATCGGATCTCTGCTCGTCCCAATCCGATATTTTTGGCCCAAGACTGTACGGAGTGTTCGGGTCCCGCTTTTCGTCGTCGGATCCTGGTTCGTCGACGAggattttggatatgtcgaaGGTGGCGTAGTTGTTGGACTGGGCTGGGTCGGCTTCCTTTTGGTCGGGTTGGGTGGTGGCTTCTTGGAGGACCCGGTGGGGCTCCACGCGCCGGTTGTTCGAGTAGAAGTGCTCGCGGATTTCGTTGTAGTCTTGTTCCGGGGTTCCGAATTTGCCGGCGCCGATTGTGCCGCGCAGGACGACGACGGTTAAGAATAGACAGAGAAACGTCGTCGTTCCGTGGCGGAGCATCCTCTGGACTTGGCGGGCCCGGCGAGGCCCTAAGCACCGCTCCAGCATTCTGACTCGGCCGAGTTGAACCGAAGGGAACTGGAGTGTGAGGTCGCGTTCAGGATGAGGCTGTGTGGAGCACAATGCTTTGAATTGTATTTGGTTAGGTTAGAGTGGTAAATATGGTGAGGTTTGTGGGTGTTTATGGAGGGAGATGAGGTTTAGAGAAGTGAGAATGGGAAGCGTCGGTGGAgctgaagaaagaagagatcAGAAATGTGTTGGGCTTCCTACAAGtttcttattcttttaaaattattttattaaattaaaattttaagttctTCTCGCACGTCATCACGTTGGACGGAATAGATCCTCTGTGGTTGAATCAGTACGTAGACTGGTGGATCCCGCCTCACCTTAATTGCCAGAAAGTCCGTTTTATGTCAATCCCGCcaatttttcatttacaaattttacagtaTCTATTTATATAAtcttcaaaaatatatatattaaatacaATAACTACTATATATAACACCAAAAGTACCATAAATTTCTCAAAGTCTAAAATAGCAATTTATCAGAAAAAAGTTgccataaaataatttaccaaAAACGTAAGCATCGTAAGTTTTAGGTAATcactgaaaaaaaaagttgaaggTAATGAAAATCCATGTCAAATCTAAGGAATAAATGTATTGTCCTTCAAATTAGTTAAATGAATTAGCATATTTAgtacatattttctaaaaatgattctatttttttattttttttataaaaaaattagagggAGATTGGCTACTCTCACCACAAACGCCAGGTTAGATCTACAATCTCGAGCTAGAAGGACTTACGCATGGCATCCAACTGTCATCTGCTACATGTATGAATTTatgaagaaaattacaaatcgAGCACCAACAATAACTACTGGCAGCGGGACTAAAACACTAATGAAGCTATACATAATgaatttctaaaaaaaatgcttattttcttaactttaaaaaaaatagattttatttAAAACTATTATTGACATTCCAAAGAAGTTCTATTACACTCAACTCTTGTGCTTTTACAAAATGATGTTTTTGAAGTGCAAATAAAGAGTCTcttttttcaacaaataatatgatatttacaaaattatttttaacaaacAATGTACTTAATAATCAGTACGGAGGGGAAATTCGAATATTAAACGACTCATAATATTAACAAGAGAAGTGTTAGAGTCGAGTGAATAAATCAAAATCTCTATACCAAAATGAGAGGaaaacaaacaattaaaaGGAATTGAACCCTCTTTTGAGCATATAAAAAGCTTTCAATCGTAGTGAGATCACGACATGAACTCCAAGTGAAGAAAAACCAAAGCATGTGTAACGTGTTGGGTGGGCACTTGAGTCTTGACGCGAGCTGCATATGAGATAGATATAGATAGAGATAGATTTGATGGTTTGCATTTATTCAAATCACATGCATCTGTCCGTGTTCGTGTGTGACGTTGTATATAAGTTAACAACAGCTACGAGTTAACagctaataataatattatatttttcatgtgATTTGAGAAAAGAACGGGCCAGCAGACGCCGATTTGGAACCAAGACAAAAGGACAGAGTTTGACCGTCCGCAGCAGATAGCTACGCGTGGCAAACATTACGCGGCTCCAGTCACTTTCCTAGTGTCTTCACCTTAGATGATTAAATTATGATCGAATCTTCTTATTGCTACTTAATTAACTTATTATTAGACCAACTTAGTGCAAGTTGGCACATAATTATTCAAATCAATCGAGTACaaatcactttttatttttattggaatttttttaaggtcAAATTTAGGTAAGAggtccttaaaaaaaaaaaattaacaacaaGCCgacatttttgtttctaaaaactaaatgatattgtatttcattaaGATAGCTAAAGACATCGCACTAACTGATCATATAATGTGataattaatttgtatttattatgaattatgatCAATAGTTAATCAACACATCAACTATTACGCTTATAGACAATATTTCTTTCTCAGGGTGATTGTTAGTTTGATTTCATCTCATGCCTCTCTAGTGCTAAAACCTAACCATAAATTTAAATTGTGTGGCATACAATCAAAATCCAAGAAACAGAAGCTTACAATTAACAATGGCAAGATAAGCCGCCCATGCCAAACAAGGTTTTACAAGATCCTTGGCAAATGGATTCACACATCGAAAACACTTATAGCAGGCAAACAGAGCTCCaaaattcatcaaacaaaTGAGCAATCCAAGCCAAGCTGCCCCAGCCGCAAGCAGAACAGGACCCCACAAAATGCTCAATGAAACTTGGGCAATGTAGAGGAAAAATGTATTGGATTGGGCATGAAATCCACCGTCAGCCCAAACAAGCCAAGCTGAGAGACCCATGaggaaggaagagaagaatgTGGCAAAGTTTATGAGCCAGAGAGGAGGGAGACAAAAGGGTTGGGTTAGGGTCCGGTACTTGGGGCCCCAGccgaagaagaagattgtgGATGCGGTCAAGGTGAGAGGAATTGCAATGCCTATGGCTAGGGACCTTAGAGCTCTCTTGgccttttcttgtttggtcAAGGTCGTGGCGGTGGGTTTGGTGGAAATGGGTTGGTCATTGTTGAGCCGGTGATGGAGGGTGTTGGAAGCCATGTCAAGAAAATTGTGGAGGGAGAGGTGGAGTTCATAACAAAAATATTAGTGGGAGATGTTATAGGGCAAAAATGAACGTTATGGAGCAAATTTAGGGGTTTCTTAGAATGTGAGTGattcaatttttcaaaaaagaaaaatcaattgaGACACTAACACAAGCAAATTTAccaacaaaagcaaaatacACACAACACAATACTCTTCCTTGACAAACTATACAACTATACCAAGTTTAAAAGGCcaaaattgcaataaaattaATAGAACGCATTCAAGTTCGAATGACCCTCCTCTGAATCCTtatgaattaaattaatttgaaattacaagaaaaaaaagatgatcaaaattgacacaaaaaagaagtgaTTTTCAAGCATATGAAAATATGGTAATAGacttttaccaaaaaaaaaaaaaaaaaggtaatagACCCTTtaacaccaaaaagaaaaactaataataatgGTAAAAATAGGTCCCAATAATAATTTCGGCCAACAAGCAAATAGGGAGAAACCGGTAATTGTGTATCTTTGCAACGCTTTATACCATTCCCTTCCTCTCTTACAACCAAATACAGGAGCAACACCACCTTTCTCCGCTCTGTACTGACTGCACTGCGTGACCGATAGTCTCCAAAACCTTCCCAGCAGAGGCTTCGAACATggtaattttcctttttcactAATGAAACTTTATCCCAGgcattttttagttttcactGATATTGATCATATGTAGATTGAACCCCTTAGGGTTTTGAAATTTCGCTCAGAAAATGCGTTGCATTAGCGTCCGATCTGTTATCTCAATAAGCTTATGTTGTTGTACTGCTTTGAAACTTTGACTTCTATCGCTTTTGTGAGTGATTTTCGCTTCGTGTTCAGTTTTCTGTTTGGTAGCTGGGAAAATTCGAGAAAATAAGTGAACATAATATATACTAATACAGTCGCATTTTTCTGAAACTTATAATTTGACAGTCCATGTTGTATAGCAAGTCCGTTCCTAGAAGGAGTGTATGGGAAGTAGCAGTGGTGCTATGTTTCTGATTATTTTTAGCTTGTTGATGGACTTGGGGAGTTACAAttcctcctctcttttttcttccctctTTTGTAATGCACCAATCCGTACATCATTTTCTATAGTATGTTTATAGCTGTATGTAATGGAATTGGAGTACTTTCAGCTTCCCTCTAACAGTTCATCAAACATAAAGTTGGAATTCGTTTATGGTGTGCTATTATATTGCTGCATTAGAACAATCTCGTAGTGCTTAGTTTTAGGAACCTAATAGGTCTTCTGGCTGGAAtatttagggtttgtgttAATCTCAATAGCTTGTCGGATTTGCACTCAATTGTAATTGCATGAATACTTGTAAAATGGTGGAAAAAGTAATGAGAGAAACTTGGTAGTTTCTTCAATACATTTCTTCGACTACTTTAAGAAGGAGAACCTGGTAAAGGTTGGATGAACTAGAAGGGTGTGAAATACGTGATGATCATCCTGAAAAAAGTCAATACAGCTTTCACCAACTTATGTACAATGCATATATGTGTATGGGGAAACTAATGCATGTTTTTTATGGAAACTTGACATGTAATGTAAGGACTGAAAACTGTGAAGCAAGTACTTGACCATGTTGTGATTAAAAACAATCATATATGTATGACAGTATTTGTGGGAGTTTCAATACACGAATGTTGTATGCTTGTTGGTTGATGGAGTTTTTTGAACATGCGTCTTTGGTACTTTTGGAATACACACTGGTGGAGTTAGGCTTATCTTCCTTTTGTTACATGAGAAGTCAAGGGCACATTCATAACTTTTTGGATGAACGATGAATAATATTACATAACATGAACTGAGTGCTTGGGACAAGACATAGGctagtttcttcttctttttttaaaatcaataacataacatgtcaGTGACATGTCCAGAGATTTCCCTGGAGATGTCTTCTTAAGGTAGGTAGTGGGGCAAGGGTTGGCTACAAGCTAGAGCCCAAATTGTGCAGCCCTTTGTTGCCTTTGGGGTTCCAAAAAGAAGTCAGTTAAACTACACCCCCTTCACGTTATCAACTGAGAATGGTTTCTTTCTGTTAACTTTCCTTTCATACGAACCGACTATATATTTAGCCTAATTCAGCACCGTAGCATGTACTGATAGTGATACTGTTGATGACATTTTGGTGAAGTATCTCATCATTTTTTGGGCAGGATGGACATGATGCAGATGACCCGAAACAGAGCACTGCTGATATGACAGCTTTTGTGAGTTCCAGTTCAactatctttctttttttgttcattataaattaattgtaCTACTTCTACATGGGCATATGGATGAGTGTTATGCATGTAAAGATTAATGACTGTGTGGCCCTATTTGTGTCCAGTAGTCTGGAGAAAACAGTTTTATATATAACCATATTGGGCAATGAAACCGTTCAAAATGAgggtgaaaaaatatttagaacTGAACGATGAAGTTGTTATCAATTAGTTAATGTTGATGAATTCGTTGGTTGGCCACTATTCCCAAATTGAAGGTATTTTATTGGTTAATCAATAATTGACGTTTACTTTATTCAGGGATATACTAGGTAGTTTGATTTAAATGTGTGTGATAATTTGTCACTCCATTTGCCTTTGCTCAATctctgttttggtttttacAGGTACAAAATCTTCTTCAACAGATGGTGAGTTTGTTATGTGTTTGTGAGGTTTTGTAATTGTGATGACCGACTCTGTTCAATGGATTGTATGGcttatgttttttaatttggcaGCAATCCAGGTTTCAGACAATGTCTGACTCCATCATCACAAAGAATATCCTTCGTTGTTTTGCTTGCCATTTACAAATTgatatacatatttattttacattaGTTTTATGACTTATCTTTAGCTAGTTTTATTATAAcattagaaaacaaattttttgaattagtCCGTGCTAGCAGTTGTTCTTTCAGTAGGGAAGCATGTTCATTTGACGtatgtctttttttctttctttaatcaCATTTGACTTATTCTATGTTGGAGATTTGGAATTTCTTTTCAAAGGGCTGCAATGGAGATGGATATAAAACTATTATTATTAGGTGTTGCTCAAATATAGAAACTTCATTGATCTCATTGATTTGAATTATGTTGGTACTTGTTTCCTTGACCACCATGATGCACTTGATGAGATGGGCAATAGGATCGATGAGTTGGAGCAGAGCATCAATGATCTCAGAACCGAGATGGGAGTGGAGGGTTCACCATCTCCTTCAGCCCCTTCAAAGTCAAATATCGAACCCAAGTCAGCTGATGATTCAACCAACGAGTAGCCACGGCATGCTGTGTTGCTTTAATCAAATAGTGTGTCTACTGCCTGGCTTTTGAGTGTTTATCTTTACTCTCTTTCATTTGAAATGGAAATCATACTATACACAGTATCTTGGATTGGATCAATGCTCCATGGATTTGTAAAACAAGGCCAAGTTTTAATTCTCATTTTGTAACAGAAATGTAGGAAACCCTTGATGGATTATCTGTCTTCAATTATGCTGAAATCCTGGTTCATTTTCAGAGATAGAATTGCTCTCCCGCATTCATATTTTCGTAATGCATCTTTACAGGTGTGTGATTGCCTGACAGCCCATTTTCTACATTATAAGTAAACATGAGATGATGAAGTTTCTTATTTTATAGCACATAATTAGGGAAAAccgaaataaaataatttgctaggaaaaaagaaaaaagaaaaaagaaagcttGCAAATTTGTGGCCGTCCAGAACTATTGATTGTGGTCCTGTGATTGCAAATGTTGATTTTTATGATTCATATGGGTGGGTTTATAGATGGCTAATACGACACAGACATATGAGGTGTCGATTAGATTTGTCTCACAAAAGGCCTAAAAGATGCCCATAACATAATgatgcgagagagagagagagagagagagagagcgagagcgCGCGCTCACACGTTCACTCATTTCTCCACCGCCGACGAGTGCTTTACTGCATGTGGGGGGAATTTGCTTTTAATTGTGGATGGCAATATAAGATTCCATAATTTCCAAActtcttttcatattttgaaaatgcCACTGAGAATGCGCTGGAATTGACCGTTGGCCAACAAgaagtttcatttttattttctttgcgCGTGCGTGTGTGTTTGGCTATTTCCATTGCTTTCAGAAGAATGATACAACCACCATATGCATGATTCTTttgaaaataacaattttgatttgaaaCACGCAAGCGTGAGTTGCGCGCGGCCACGTGAAGCTAGCACAATCGTGTACATGGTACAAATTAATAGTACGCGAATCTGGCCGtgtaaattaacaaaataaacatttaCATACCAAATTGTTTGTTAAGAAACATTTATCTTGATAACTAACCACATGAAATAAATGAAGTATCAGCAGCATCTAGGTCCCGTTTAGTTTATGAAAAAGGAGGGTTGGGAATAAgaattcaattgctttacCATGTTTGATAAGTCCAGGCATGGGAAAGTAGGAGGGAAAGTGAAACCCTCATctcaacttgggt
The window above is part of the Prunus dulcis chromosome 1, ALMONDv2, whole genome shotgun sequence genome. Proteins encoded here:
- the LOC117632395 gene encoding xyloglucan 6-xylosyltransferase 2-like, whose amino-acid sequence is MLERCLGPRRARQVQRMLRHGTTTFLCLFLTVVVLRGTIGAGKFGTPEQDYNEIREHFYSNNRRVEPHRVLQEATTQPDQKEADPAQSNNYATFDISKILVDEPGSDDEKRDPNTPYSLGPKISDWDEQRSDWLKKNPSFPNFLGPNKPRVLLVTGSSPKPCENPVGDHYLLKSIKNKIDYCRIHGIEIFYNFALLDAEMAGFWAKLPLIRKLLLSHPEMEFLWWMDSDAMFTDMAFEVPWERYKDHNFVMHGWNEMVYDQKNWIGLNTGSFLLRNCQWSLDILDVWAPMGPKGKIRDEAGKVLTRELKGRPVFEADDQSAMVYILAKGRETWGEKVYLESAYYLHGYWGILVDRYEEMIESYHPGFGDHRWPLVTHFVGCKPCGKFGDYPVERCLKQMDRAYNFGDNQVLQMYGFTHKSLGSRRVKRVRNESSNPLEVKDELGLLHPAFKAFKPSSSSS
- the LOC117615533 gene encoding translocator protein homolog; its protein translation is MASNTLHHRLNNDQPISTKPTATTLTKQEKAKRALRSLAIGIAIPLTLTASTIFFFGWGPKYRTLTQPFCLPPLWLINFATFFSSFLMGLSAWLVWADGGFHAQSNTFFLYIAQVSLSILWGPVLLAAGAAWLGLLICLMNFGALFACYKCFRCVNPFAKDLVKPCLAWAAYLAIVNSRVKTQVPTQHVTHALVFLHLEFMS
- the LOC117615972 gene encoding heat shock factor-binding protein, which gives rise to MDGHDADDPKQSTADMTAFVQNLLQQMQSRFQTMSDSIITKIDEMGNRIDELEQSINDLRTEMGVEGSPSPSAPSKSNIEPKSADDSTNE